A window of Mucilaginibacter robiniae genomic DNA:
TATGCGTGTACCCGATGATGTTACTCTGCTACTATGTGATGATAACTGGGGCAACATTCGCAAACTGCCTAAATTAGGCGAAAAGCCACGTAAGGGTGGTTACGGTATTTACTATCATTTTGATTATGTAGGCGGGCCGCGTAATTACAAGTGGCTGAACACGAACCCAATTAGTAAAACCTGGGAGCAAATGCATATGGCTTATGAGCATAACGTACGCCAGGTTTGGATTGTAAACGTGGGCGACTTGAAACCTATGGAGTTCCCCATCAACTTCTTTTTGGATTATGCCTGGAACCCTGATAAATGGCCGGCTACAAAGCTACAGCAATACACGCAACTATGGGCACAAAAACAGTTTGGTCCGCAATATGCAACACAAATTGCCGACATCTTGTCTAAGTATACCAAATACAATGGCCGGCGCAAACCCGAACTATTGGATCAGAACACTTACAGCTTAACCAACTACCGTGAGTTTGAAACCGTAGTAGCTGATTACAACAAACTGGAAGCAGAGGCGGAACAGCTTTATCAGCAAATGCCAGCAAATTACAAAGATGCTTTTTTTGAACTCGTACTGCATCCGGTGAAAGCTTGTGCCAACCTAAACGAGTTGTATTACGCTGCCGCAAAAAACCGATGGTATGCAGAGCAAGGTCGGGCAGCTACTAACGATATGGCCAGCAAAGTAACCGAGCTGTTTAACAAAGATTCGGAAATAGCTAACCAGTACAACCATGAAATAGCTGGCGGCAAATGGAACCACATGATGGACCAAACGCATATTGGCTACACTTACTGGCAGGAACCACGTGCACAGAAAGCACCCGAAACTAAACAAATTGATTTGCCTGCCACTGCCGATTTAGGCGTAGCTGTAGAAGGCTCAACCGACTGGTGGCCTCATGCAACTAGCGAAGCGGTATTGCCACAGTTTAATCCTCTCGATCAACAGGCACACTATTTAGAGTTATTCAACCGCGGCAAGTCGCCTTTTACTTACAACGTAACTGCTGCACCTTGGGTTAAAGTTACACCAGCCAGTGGTAGTGTTGATAAACAAGATCGCCTTTGGGTAAGCATAGACTGGAGTAAGGTACCTGCAGGCACACAAAGCACACCGATTACCATTACCTCATCTGACGGTAAAACAGTAATGGTCAAAGCCATTTTAAACTCGTTAGGTAAAAATGGCACACTTAAGGGCTTTGTAGAAAACAATGGATACGTAGCCATAGAAGCTCCACATTACAACAAAGCCGTAGCCCCAGCTTCTATACAATGGCTAACCTTGCCCGATTATGGCCGTACTTCATCAGCAGTAAGTATGTATCCGCTTACTGCGCCACGGCAAACACCTGGCGGTAATAGTCCGCATCTGGAATATCAGGTTAATCTGGCTGATACGGGTTTGGTGAATGTTAACGTCTATGTATCACCCAGCATTGATATTGCAGGTACCGATAAGCTTCAGTATGCCATTTCGATTGACAATGAGCAACCCAAATTAGTAACCGTAAATGCTGAAGAAACGCAGCCACTGTGGAACAAATCAGTAGCGGATAATATCATGGTACAAGCTTCATCGCACCACATTACACAGCCCGGTTTACATACGGTTAAATTTTGGATGGTAACACCAGGAGTAGTGTTGCAGAAGCTAGTGTTAGATATCGATCATCAGTTAAAGCCTAGCTATTTAGGTCCGCCAGAAAGCTTTTATATTGGTATAAAGTAAGCATAACTTTCAAGAAAAGCTTACTCTGCTCGATACAAGAGATAGTTCATTCTTTTTCAAGATCATGAACTATCTCTTTTTAGTTTGTGTAACAATATGCTACGGTTGTAGCTACACTCATAATTGCACAAATACACTATCATTTATCAATCTCATAGTACAAAATACTTTATAAAAGTTTATAATTGTAGTATTGACATTTATTTGAATACAATCGATTGCGAAAATTAATTAGGTAAGATTTAAAATTAATTGCAACTTTACCAGCAAATACATAAATAGTGGGTATAGGCTGCTATATTACACAGTAAATAAAAGATCATCATATATGAAATTCTTCATCGACACGGCCAATTTGGCACAAATTCGTGAGGCGCATGATTTAGGCGTACTGGACGGAGTTACCACTAACCCATCATTGATGGCTAAAGAAGGCATTTCTGGCCATGACAATGTAATTAACCATTATAAAGCAATCTGTGACATTACAGATGGTGATGTAAGTGCCGAAGTAATATCTACCACTTACAACGAAATGGTAGAAGAAGGTTTAGCCTTAGCCAAGCTACACGAGCGTATTGTGGTTAAAGTACCGATGATTAAAGATGGCGTTAAAGCTATCAAATACTTTACCCAACAAGGTATCAAAACCAACTGCACGCTGGTTTTCTCTGCTGGTCAGGCTTTACTGGCTGCTAAAGCAGGTGCTACTTATGTGTCTCCTTTCATTGGCCGTTTAGATGATGTATCTACCGATGGCTTGCAGCTGATTGAAGATATCCGTTTAATTTATGATAACTACGGTTACCAAACTCAAATACTAGCAGCTTCGGTTCGTCATGCCATGCACATTATCAATTGCGCTAAAATTGGTGCTGATGTAATTACTGGTCCATTGTCGGCTATAACTGCTTTATTAAAACACCCATTAACTGATAGTGGCTTAGCTCAATTCCTGGCCGATCATGCTAAAGCTGCTGCTGCCGGTGTTGAACCAGTGAAATAATTTTTGTTGCGGGTGATCGTTTGCGGATTTTGGAAGCATTATTACTCATTAATTGCTCTCCGGTAGTCTCAACTTATCACCAGCAACTCAAACCTCGTAACTCACAACTAAAAAAATGACTAAAAATATCCAAGAACTTCAAGGCATTGCCTCACAAGTACGCCGTGATATTCTGCGTATGGTGCATGGTTGCCAAAGCGGGCATCCGGGCGGCTCATTGGGCTGTACTGATTATATTGTTGCCCTTTACTTTGCCATTATGAAACATGATCCATCTTTTAATATGGATGGTATTGGCGAAGATTTATTCTTTTTATCAAACGGCCATATTTCACCGGTATTCTATTCTGTACTGGCACATGCCGGTTATTTCGACAAAGCAGAACTGAAAACCTTCCGTAAACTAGATTCGCGCTTGCAAGGGCACCCAACCACGCATGAGCATCTGCCAGGCGTACGTGTAGCATCAGGCTCTTTAGGCCAGGGCTTATCGGTAGGTATTGGTGCGGCATTAAGCAAAAAGCTGAACGGTGATGATCGGTTGGTATTTACCCTACATGGAGATGGTGAATTGCAAGAAGGTCAAATTTGGGAAGCAGCTATGTTTGCCCCTCACCACAAAGTAGATAACCTGATTGTCGCTATCGATGTAAACGGTCAGCAAATTGATGGTCCTACTAATTTGGTAATGTCATTAGGTGATTTGCCTGCTAAGTGGGCTGCTTTCGGCTGGGAGGTATTGCAAATTAAAGGCAACGACATGGCTCAGGTAGTGGAAGGTATTGAAAAAGCAATCAGCATGACTGGTCATGGTAAACCTGTGGTTATTTTGATGCAAACTGACATGGGCTTTGGGGTTGACTTCATGATGGGAAGCCATAAATGGCATGGTGTTGCTCCTAATGATGCTCAGCTAGAACAAGCCTTAGGTCAATTAGAGGAAACTTTAGGCGACTATTAATTAAAGTGCAGCGAGTTGCGAGTGATAAGTTGCGGAGAAAAATAGAATATAACTTTATAATCATCCAACCCGCAACTAAAAACCCATAACCCGCAACAATCTAAAACAACAGACAAGAAATGACCAAGTATACTTATACAGAAAAAAAAGATACCCGCTCAGGGTTTGGCGCAGGCTTGCTGGAAGCTGGTAAGCGCAACCCCAAAGTGGTAGCCTTGTGCGCCGATCTGATAGGCTCACTTAAAATGCAGGACTTCATTAATGCTTTTCCTGAACGTTTTGTGCAGGTAGGTATTGCCGAAGCCAACATGATCGGTATTGCAGCCGGTATGACTATTGGTGGCCACATTCCTTTCACCGGTACATTTGCCAATTTTTCTACTGGCCGCGTGTACGACCAAATTCGTCAATCAGTAGCCTACTCAGATAAAAACGTAAAAATTTGCGCTTCACATGCGGGCTTAACGCTAGGTGAAGATGGAGCTACTCACCAGATTCTGGAAGATATCGGCATGATGAAAATGCTGCCAGGCATGACAGTAATTAACCCTTGCGATTTTAACCAAACCAAGGCTGCTACTATTGCTATTGCCGAGCATCATGGCCCGGTTTACCTGCGCTTTGGTCGCCCGGTAGTGCCTATCTTTACCGCACCCGACCAAGTATTTGAAATTGGTAAAGCCTGGATGGTGAATGAAGGTACTGATGTAACTATTATTGCTACCGGTCACCTGGTATGGGAAGCTATACAAGCCGGCGAACAGCTGGAAGCTATGGGTATCTCAGCCGAAATTATCAACATCCACACCATTAAACCATTGGATGAAGAAGCTATTTTAAAATCAGTAGCTAAAACGAAATGCGTGGTTACTGCCGAAGAGCACAACCGCCTAGGCGGCTTGGGCGACTCAGTGGCGCAGGTGTTAGTTAAAAACACCCCGTACCCACAAGAGTATATTGCTGTTAACGACTCTTTTGGCGAATCAGGTATTCCTGAACAATTGATGGCAAAATATGGCTTAGATGCTAAACACATTGTAGATGCTGCTCAAAAAGCTATTCAGCGTAAAGGATAAAAAATTGGTCTTTTACTGCTATTATAAACCATTGAAGGCTACCCGTTAAGGTAGCCTTTGTATTTTCCTTTATTCTGTAATACTAGTTTACCAAACAACAGTTTGCAAACAAAAAGCCCTGTACATTAGGCATTACTGACACCTACTGTACAGGACTTTTATAAAAAACAATAATTATGCAGCTTTACGCTTTAAACAGGTAAGCTATACCGGTTAAAGCTTCAGCAGATAAAGCCATCTTAGAATGGCAAATCATCATCATCAGGAGCTGAGCTTAAATCAGCCGGTGGAGCGTAAGCCGGAGCAGATGCAGCAGCAGCGCCACTTAATACGTTGATTTTCCACAACTGCATTGAGTTAAAATAGCTCTTTTTGCCGGTTCTATCAGTCCATGGGCGGCCACGCAGATTAAAAAATACTTCTACATCATCACCTACACGTACATTGTCCAGCAAATTGCAACGATCCTGAATGGCTTCAAATTTTAAATATTCAGGGTATTGCGGGTTTTCAATATATTCAACAATAAGCTCTCTCTTCTTCAACGAGTCGGTAACCTGTTGGGTTGGCGACACTTCATGTACTTTGCCTTTTATATCCATAATCTTACATTATAAAACGTAAAGTTAAGGTTAAGATTGTAAATCAGCTACTTTAAATGCATAAATTTGCCCACATAAAATGCAAGTTTTCCACACCGAAAGTAAAATTATAATTACCTGCAATAAGCGCCTGTCGGCCTATCTGGAGCAGGAAGTAAGAGCATTGGGTTACACCCCTACCCGTGTATTTTCAACCGGCGTTGAGCTGAATGGTACCGTAACTGATTGTATTCCGCTCAACCTTAATTTACGTTGCGCTAGCCAGATTCTGTACTCGCTTAAAACGTTTCAGGCTGAAAACCCGCAACAGCTGTACGATCAGTTGGTGCAGATAGAATGGGAAAAGCTGATTGATTTCAGTGGCTATTTTTCCATTACCTCCAACGTAAATAATGAGCATATCCGTACGCCGCTATTTGCCAATGTAAAGGTAAAAGATGCCATTGTTGACCGCATCAAAGCGCAAAAAGGTATTCGCCCCAATTCAGGGCCTGAACTGAATAAAACGGTACTGCACTTGTACTGGCAGGATGACCGCGCTGAGGTTTTCGCTGATACATCGGGCGAAACTTTAGCCAAGCATAGCTATCGCAAGCTGCCGGGCAAAGCGCCTATGCTGGAGGCTTTGGCATCGTCCACTATTATGGCAACCGGCTGGGATAAACAAAGCACTTTTATTAACCCCATGTGCGGTTCAGGTACCTTAGCTATTGAAGCTGCTTTGATGGCTACTGATAAAAGCCCCGGTTTGTTCCGGATGAACTATGGCTTTATGCACCTGATGGGCTATGATGAACAGGTATTTTTTACCGAACGGCGTAAACTGAAAGATAAAGCAAAAAGAGAAACGCAGGCTAAAATTATAGCTACTGATTTATCTCCCGATGCAGTAGAAATTGCTCGCCGTAATGCCAAAACAGCCGGTGTAGAACATTTGATTGAATTTGATGTTTGTGATTTTGCTGATACACCAGTACCCGAAACGCCTGGTATAGTCATGTTTAACCCAGAATATGGTGAACGCTTAGGTACGCACACCAAACTGGAAGCTACCTACAAACGTATAGGCGACTTTATGAAGCAGCAATGCAAAGGTTACAAGGGCTATGTATTTACCGGCAACCCTGATTTAGCTAAAAAAATAGGCCTGCAAGCCTCGCGCCGGGTAGAATTTTATAACGGTAAGCTCGACTGCCGCTTACTGGAATATACCATATATGGAGGCAGTAAACGTGAACCCCAAATTGTATAAATGAAACGTTATTTCTTATTAGTAGCCGTTATATTATTTACTGTTACGGTACATGCACAAAAAAAGGCAGTTTTCCCATTTCAGGGCGGCAAAGATGCCATGATGCAGTTCTTCAAAAACAACGTAGAGATTTCGCCCGAACTTGCCGCTAAAAAGGTAAATGGAACCGCCGTATTCAAGTTTACGGCTGATGCCCAAGGTGCCATCGAAAAGATTATTGTGTACTATGCTGATGATTATCAGGTTACTTTACCTTTTATTGATGCCCTGAAAAAATCAGACCACCACTGGATCATTTTTGATGGTGAAAAAACTCACGATTTTATTGTGGCTTGTTCCATCAACCCCGTATTACCTAGTACAGGTACTCCTGCTGCACAAAAACAGATTTACCAATATTACAGCCATCGGCAACCTATTGTAGCTTCAAACGAGGTGTTGTTGGATATGGCTACTTTATTACCGGCAGTTACCATCAGTTATCCGGTAAGCCAATAATAACTGTATTGAACTTATAGCTTATTGCTACTAACAATTTTTACTTTCTAATTAATACCTAAAACCGTAGGTTGTTATATCTCGTACGTATCCTAAAAAAACCTGAAATTAGGAGTATGGTGAATGATGTTTTCAACTTAAAAATTAAATCAGTAGCAACAAATATTAGGAAACTTAGAGAATACCGTAACTATACACAGGAGTATTTGGCTATGAAACTGGATATTTCGCAAAATGCTTACAGTAAAATCGAGTTAGGCTATACTAAAATCACGTTAGAGCGACTTTATCAGATAGCAAATCTATTAAATATTGACCCGGTAGAACTTTTAAAGGCAGATCCTACCAATATCTCGCAATTATTTAAGAAAATTGTTAATTAATTTAGGCTCTAACCCAAGCTTGCTATTCCTCTCATGAACCAACCTTCTGCCCAGCTTGTTGCGCAAACTGCAGCTTATGTACAGCAAACGCTGCAACATGCTGAAGGTGGTCATGACTGGTGGCATACGCTAAGAGTTTGGAACAATGCCAAACTAATTGCCAGCACTGAGGATGCTGATTTACTGATTGTAGAACTGGCTGCCCTGTTGCATGATATTGCCGACAGTAAATTTCATGGCGGAGATGAAAACATTGGCCCTGAAACGGCAGCTCAATTTTTACAAAGCCTGAACGTTCAGGAACATATAATTTATGAAGTACGGCAAATTATTGCCTGCATGTCATTCAAAGCTGGGTTTGATCGCCCAAGCTATCACTCCAAAGAACTGGAAATTGTACAGGATGCTGATCGATTGGACGCCATAGGTGCTATAGGCATTGCCCGTGCATTCAACTATGGCGGCTTTAAAGGCCGGGAAATTTACAATCCTGAAATTCCACCTATATTGGATATGACCAAAGAGCAGTATAAAAATTCTACAGCTCCAACTATCAATCATTTTTACGAAAAATTATTACTGCTGAAAGATAAAATGAATACGCCCACTGCACGCCGCTTGGCCGAGCAGCGCCATACATTTATGCTCAATTATTTGGAGCAGTTTTATGCGGAATGGGAAGGTAAGGTGTAGCAAATAAAGTATCTTTACATGCTAATATTATTGCATGAAAAAACTTTTACTATTTACCTTCTTGTTTGGAGCTACCCTTCAATTATTAGCTCAAGATACCGTAAAACAACAACGATTTAACTTCCACTTCCAGCAAACTGTTATTACTCAAACCAAGCCATCATTCCATGCGCCTTATTCGGGCGATAACAGCTTATCACCGTTGCATGAAACTGCCAGTTCGTTAACCACTACCTTGTTTGGTGGAGCCCGGCTTTGGAAAGGTGCCGATGCCTATTTCAACCCTGAACTTTCGGGTGGTTCCGGCTTTAGTAAAACACTCGGTGTTGCCGGTTTCCCAAATGGCGAAACCTTCCGGGTAGGTAGTGCCGAACCTAAAATTTACATTGCACGATTGTACCTGACCCAAAACTTTACTTGGGGTAATGAACGCGACACCGTGCAGGACGACTTAAACCAATTGGCAGGTTTTAAAAGCAAACGCTACTTCTCGGTTACCGTAGGTAAGTTTGGCATGTCTGATTATTTTGATGGCAACAGCTTCAGCCATGACCCCCGTACGCAGTTTATGAACTGGTCGTTAATGAGTAACGGAGCTTGGGATTACCCAGCCAATACCCGTGGCTATGTACTAGGCGCTTTTACCGAACTGGGTATGCCTACCTGGACTTTACGTTTTGCCTACACTTTGGTAACTACTACAGCTAACGGTTCTGTGTTTGATGCCAAATTAGGCAAATCCAACAGCGAAACGCTAGAATTTGAAAAACGTTACAGCATTAACAGTCGGCAAGGTTCCTTTCGTGTACTGGGTTTTATGAATAATGGCAAAATGGGTAATTACCGCGATGCCATTGCACAAAGCCCTGTAACGCCTAATATTGATACCGTATTGCACTACGGCCACCATAAATATGGCTTTGGCTTAAATGCCGAGCAATACCTAACCAAAGATTTGGGTGTATTTGCCAAAGCCAGCTGGAACGATGGCCATACTGAGACTTGGTTTTTTACGGAAATTGACCGTTCATTAAGCTTTGGTGGCGTGTTAAAAGGCACCTCATGGAAACGTAGTGATGATGAGGTTGGTTTAGCCTTTGTAGGTAATGGCATTTCGGCTCCACACCGCGACTACCTGGCAGCTGGCGGCTATGGGTTCATCATCGGTGATGGACAGTTGCAGCATTATGGCACTGAAATGGTTGCTGAACTATACTACAAGATAAATGCTTTCCAAAAGAAATTTTATATCACTCCCGATTATCAGTTCATTGTGAATCCGGCATATAATAAAGATCGTGGCCCTGTAAACGTATTTTCGTTACGTGCACATATCGAATTTTAATATTTAGTAACAGTAGGCTAATAACTAGCATTACTGGCAAAATAAAACGGCGGAGTTCTTGCAATGTACAAGGCTCCGCCGTTTTGTTTTAAGCAGCAAATTAATGCTGTTTACTCTACTTAATCATTAACTGATTTGTAGCATATAGTATTTTAACGACTTACATCTCCTTTTCTGTAGGTGTACTAATATCCGCTAGTTTGGCAGGTATTAACATTCTGGTTTTCCAGTAAGTAATAGACACGATAAGCAACGTCATACTTCCACCAAAAATTACGGAAGGCACAGTACCCAATAAAGTTGCCGCAGTACCTGACTCAAATGCTCCAATTTCGTTAGAAGAACCAATAAACATAGAGTTTACGGCCGATACTCGTCCACGCATTTGATCGGGCGTAAGCAATTGCATGATAGTACTGCGTATAATAACGCTAATGCTATCAAAAGCACCTTCAGTGAACAGGAACACCAGCGACAAGTAAAATACCTTAGAAAGGCCAAAACCAACAATAGAGAGGCCGAAGCCGCTAACCGCAATCAGCAGGTTACGCCATGGGCGGTTCATGGGCGAAAATTTGGTCATCACCAACATGCTCAATACCGCACCTAATGATGAAGTAGCCCGCATAATACCTAATCCTTCCGAACCTACTTTTAAAATATCATGTGCAAAAACAGGCAATAAGGCAACAGCACCACCAAAAAACACGGAGAATAAATCCAGGCTCATGGCGCCTATCATCATTTTGCTTTTGAAAACAAAGTTAATACCCTCTTTCAAACTTACCCAGATACTTTCTTTAGGCACATACACCGGCGGGTAACTACGCAACAGGTACACTAATACGAAAGAGATCAGCAGCAGTATCAATATAACCACAAAAACAGCAGTAATACCATAAGTACCATAGATCAACCCGCCAGCAGCAGGCCCCAAAATAGTAGCCACCTGAAAGCTGGAACTACTCCAGGTACTCCCATTAGGATATAATTCTTTCGGGATACTATGTGCGTAAATAGCAAATGTAGCCGGGCCATAAAAAGCACGGGCCACGCCATTAAAGAATATCATTATATAAATAATGGGCACTATCCAGCCGGCATGAATGTATGGTGCTATATTTTTTAAAGTGATGATAAATATAGTAAGTGATGCAAATAGCACCACGCCGAAGATGCTCAATAGCATTTTTCGCTTTTCAGATTTATCTGCCACATAGCCGCCGTATAAGGCAATACCAATAGCCGGTATGGCCTCACACAAACCCACTAATCCTAATGAGAAAGCACTTTTAGTGAGCTGGTAAATGTAAAAGCCGATAACTACGGCCTGCATCTGGTAAGCGAATGTAAAAAAGAAACGCATACCTAAGTATGCGCGAAAATCTTTATAGCGTAGGGCCGCAAATGAATCTTTTTGCGTTATAGAATCCTCTCGTTCTTCCAAGGTATTATTCGGTATTGATGAACCGCAAAAATAACATTGTTGAATGTTAACCTGTTCTAAATATTTTCAAAATAGTTAAATGCGGTACTATTTTTACATTCAGAACTTTTGTTTACTCTACAAGGTTCTCGAAAGGATAAGCAAGCACTTACAGGCTTAATCCATGCTGGTCAATCAAATATACCAGCGAGGCTATAGAAGCCGCGCCTAGTTCCAGCTCCCGTTTATTAACGTTTTCAAATATATCATTTGGGGTATGGTGAATATCGAAATACCGTTGCGAGTCTGGACGGAAACCAATTAATATTACAGATGGTACTTGCGATTTCAGTGGTTCAATATCGGTTCCACTACCGCCGGGTATCAGGTGGTCAACTTCATAAGGTTCCAGCAGCTTTTTCCATTGCACATTTACCTTTTGTACCAAAGCAGGATTGACACCATCAAAGCTAAAACCACGCGGCGTAAAGCCACCTTCGTCGGTTTCTATAGCGGCAATATGATTTTCATGATTTTGAGCAGCAAGCTCGGCGTATTTAGTGCCCCCTTTATGGCCGTTTTCTTCATTCATGAAAAACACAGCCCGTATGTTGTTTTTAGGTTTATAGCTTAAAGCCTTAAATATGCGCAGCACTTCTGCCGACTGCATCACGCCGGTACCATCATCATGTGCGCCCTCAGCCAAATCCCACGAATCCAAGTGGCCGCCAATAGTAATATATTTATTGTTATTCTCGGTGCCTTTAATCTCGCCCACTACATTGTACGAAAGTACATCAGGCAACATCTGGCAATTATCTTTCAAGTAAAATTGAACCGGCTGTGCTACTTTAGATTTTAACAGTTCACTCAATTTATTCGCTGCTATAGTAGATATGGCAGCCGCCGGTATTTTAGGATTGTTGCCGTAATTGGTATTACCCGTATGCGGATAATCATCTAAGGCGGAAGTTAACGAGCGTACAATAACGGCAACAGCACCGTATTTAGCCGCTGCACCCGGCCCCATATTGCGCTGATCGCCAGCAGTACCGTAAGCTTGCCCGGCCTCAATAAAGCGCTCATCAAACGGGCGGTTAAAAAATACTATCTTACCCTTAACACCAGCTTCGCCTAAGGTTTGTAGTTCTTGCAGGCTGTGCAGTTCAACAACCTCGGCTGTAATGCCGTTAGCTGGCGTACCTACCGAGCCCCTAACGCAGCCAAAGCTACTGGGATGCGGGTTTTACCTGCTACAATTTGGCCTTGCTCTTTTTCGCCACGTACCCAATGGGGTACCATTACTTCCTGCAGGTAAACACGATCGAACCCGTAACCTTCCATCAGCTTTTTGCTCCACTCTACTGCCTTTTGGGCATTGGCCGAACCACTTAACCGAGGGCCAATCTGTTTACACAAATAACGTAGGTTATCATAGCATTTTCCATTCACTAATTCTTCATCATAAATTTTGCGCAACATTAGCGAATCTTGTGCGTGTGCAGATAAGGTCAGCGAGGTAGCTGCCATTAAGGACAAGGCAATAGCTTTGAGTTTCATCAGCGGTGTTTAGGGATATTATTAAATTACCGCCGTTAAGATAGGGATTAGGAAATTTTATCCCAACTCAAACCGGCATTTTTTACCTGAAAAGCCAGTTGCAATACCTGATTTTCGGGCAAAGCCAACTGCGGATCTTGCGCAAAAATATCTTCTACTGCTTTACGAGCCTGCAGTAATAGCTCCTGATCGGTAGCTAAGTTAGCCAGCTTTAAATCTAATACGCCGCTTTGCTGCGTACCTTCAATGTTGCCTGGTCCGCGCAACTGTAAGTCAATTTCAGATATTTCGAAACCATTATTGGTTCTCACCATAGTTTCCAGCCGTACTTTACCTTCACGGCTTAGTTTCTGGCTACTCATTAAAATACAATATGATTGCTCGGCACCACGTCCTACCCTACCCCGCAGTTGGTGCAATTGCGATAAACCAAAACGTTCGGCATTTTCAATAATCATGACCGAAGCATTAGGTACGTTCACCCCTACTTCAATTACGGTAGTAGCCACCATAATTTGTGTTTCGCCCTTCACGAAACGCTGCATTTCAAAATCCTTTTCAGTGGCTGATAGTTTGCCATGCACAATACTGATACGGTACTCGGGCAACGGAAACTCATACGATAAGGTATTGGCACCATCTTCCAGGTTTTTCAAGTCCAGCTTTTCGCTCTCCTGTATTAACGGATATACCACATACACCTGCCGGCCTAAAGCTATTTGCTGCCGCATAAACCCAAACATTACTAAGC
This region includes:
- a CDS encoding HD domain-containing protein; this translates as MNQPSAQLVAQTAAYVQQTLQHAEGGHDWWHTLRVWNNAKLIASTEDADLLIVELAALLHDIADSKFHGGDENIGPETAAQFLQSLNVQEHIIYEVRQIIACMSFKAGFDRPSYHSKELEIVQDADRLDAIGAIGIARAFNYGGFKGREIYNPEIPPILDMTKEQYKNSTAPTINHFYEKLLLLKDKMNTPTARRLAEQRHTFMLNYLEQFYAEWEGKV
- a CDS encoding carbohydrate porin; its protein translation is MKKLLLFTFLFGATLQLLAQDTVKQQRFNFHFQQTVITQTKPSFHAPYSGDNSLSPLHETASSLTTTLFGGARLWKGADAYFNPELSGGSGFSKTLGVAGFPNGETFRVGSAEPKIYIARLYLTQNFTWGNERDTVQDDLNQLAGFKSKRYFSVTVGKFGMSDYFDGNSFSHDPRTQFMNWSLMSNGAWDYPANTRGYVLGAFTELGMPTWTLRFAYTLVTTTANGSVFDAKLGKSNSETLEFEKRYSINSRQGSFRVLGFMNNGKMGNYRDAIAQSPVTPNIDTVLHYGHHKYGFGLNAEQYLTKDLGVFAKASWNDGHTETWFFTEIDRSLSFGGVLKGTSWKRSDDEVGLAFVGNGISAPHRDYLAAGGYGFIIGDGQLQHYGTEMVAELYYKINAFQKKFYITPDYQFIVNPAYNKDRGPVNVFSLRAHIEF
- a CDS encoding MFS transporter — encoded protein: MEEREDSITQKDSFAALRYKDFRAYLGMRFFFTFAYQMQAVVIGFYIYQLTKSAFSLGLVGLCEAIPAIGIALYGGYVADKSEKRKMLLSIFGVVLFASLTIFIITLKNIAPYIHAGWIVPIIYIMIFFNGVARAFYGPATFAIYAHSIPKELYPNGSTWSSSSFQVATILGPAAGGLIYGTYGITAVFVVILILLLISFVLVYLLRSYPPVYVPKESIWVSLKEGINFVFKSKMMIGAMSLDLFSVFFGGAVALLPVFAHDILKVGSEGLGIMRATSSLGAVLSMLVMTKFSPMNRPWRNLLIAVSGFGLSIVGFGLSKVFYLSLVFLFTEGAFDSISVIIRSTIMQLLTPDQMRGRVSAVNSMFIGSSNEIGAFESGTAATLLGTVPSVIFGGSMTLLIVSITYWKTRMLIPAKLADISTPTEKEM
- a CDS encoding M20/M25/M40 family metallo-hydrolase, whose translation is MGPGAAAKYGAVAVIVRSLTSALDDYPHTGNTNYGNNPKIPAAAISTIAANKLSELLKSKVAQPVQFYLKDNCQMLPDVLSYNVVGEIKGTENNNKYITIGGHLDSWDLAEGAHDDGTGVMQSAEVLRIFKALSYKPKNNIRAVFFMNEENGHKGGTKYAELAAQNHENHIAAIETDEGGFTPRGFSFDGVNPALVQKVNVQWKKLLEPYEVDHLIPGGSGTDIEPLKSQVPSVILIGFRPDSQRYFDIHHTPNDIFENVNKRELELGAASIASLVYLIDQHGLSL